The following nucleotide sequence is from Streptomyces sp. NBC_00239.
ACGCCGGCACCGGGTCGGCACCGGGACCCGCGCTGCGGGCGCTCTGGGCCAGGTACGGCGTCGGCGGCCCGCTCATCGCGTACGAGGACTGCTGGGTGTCGTGGCGTTCCGCAGCAGTGGGCAGCACGGCACCCGACCCGGAGGTGTGGCTGCGGCAGGGCGAGGCACAGCTGCGTACGGCCGTCGGGGCGATCGGGGACCAGCTGCCGCTCGCCGGGGGAGTGGCCGGTCCGGCCGACGGTACCGGCACGCTGGGCGTGGCGCTCGCCGATGCCCGGGCCGCTGCGGCGGTCGCCGCCGTACCCGGGGCGGTCGTCCGCGCCGACCGGATGGGGCCCGCCCAACTGCTGTCCGCGCTGCCCGCGGAGGCACTGCGGCGGCCCTCCGAGGTCGTGCTGGCTTCGCTGCTCGCCGCGGACCGGGACGGAACGCTGCTGCGTACGCTGGCGGTCGTCCTGGACCAGGGCGCCGCCCCCTCTGCGGCGGCGGAGATCCTCGGTGTCCACCGGAACACGGTCGCGGCGCGCCTGGAGCGCATCCGGTCGCTCGGCTTCGACCCCGAAGACCCCGCCCAGCGGCTCCCCCTGCACCTGGCCTGCCGCGTCCTGCTGGCCGAGTCCTGAGCGGGAAGCGGGAAGCAGCGACGAACGCGCCGCCACGTGGGGAGGGCCCGGTCGCCGTGTGGGGGGGGATTCGGCAACCGGGCCCGGTTCAGGGGGTATTCGGAGCGCTGGGAGGTCAGTCCTCCACGCCGTAGGCGGACGCTGCCCGCCCATGGCTCAGCAGCCCCTGCCGGAGGTCTTCCCGTACCGCCCCGGCCGGACGCTCGGCGACGGGACCGAACCCGCCGCCCCCGCCGCTCTCGCAGCGCAGCACGTCGCCCCGGCGCACGGCCAGCGCGTTCACCTTGAGCAGTTCGCGCTCGCCGTCCCGGCCGGGGTTGAGGACAACGCGGGGCGCCGCGCCGGCGCCGCCGCCGAAGACGCCCCACGCGGGAGTCACGGAACGCTCCCACCACAGCGACAGGTCCTGGTCGGCCTCGAAGGTGTACTGGCGCACCACGCCGTTGCCGCCGCGGGTGCGGCCCGCCCCGCCGGAGTCGGTACGGATCGCGTACTCGGTGACCCGTACGGGGAACAGCGTCTCCAGCACCTCCACGGGCATGTCCCGCAGGGAGCCGTTGACGTTGTTGATCAGGCAGGACTCGCCGTCGTCGGTCTGCCAGGCGCCCCAGCCGCCGACCGTCGCCTCCTGGGAGACGAAGAGCCTGCCGTTGCGCGGGTCGGTCCCGGTGAACTGCACGATCATCGAGTCGCCGTAGCTGGCGGCGGCCGCCCGCGAGGGCACCGCGGGCGCCAGCGCCTGGACCACCAGGTCGATGACCAGCCCGAGGTGGGAGTAGTAGTACTGGCACGCGGCCGGCTCGACGGCAGCGAGCATGGTGCCCGGCCGGGTGAGCACCTTCAGCGGCCGGAAGGAACCGCCGTTGAGCGGGACGTCGCCGCTGACCAGCAGTTTGTAGCCGACCCGGCAGGCGGCGACGGTCTGCGCCGCGCCGCAGTTGACGGGCCCGGTGGCCTGGTCGGCGCAGTCGGTGACGTCCATGGTCATCCGGTCGCCGTCGATCTCGACGCGCACGGTGACGTGCAGCGGGGTGCGCAGGTCGATGCCGTCGTTGTCCAGGTAGCCGGTCGCCTCGTAGACACCGTCGGGAATGGCCGCGATCTGCTCCCGCTCGAGCCGCTCGGTCTGCGCGAAGATGGCGTCCCGCGCGGCGAGGACGGTCGGCAGCCCCCAGCGGCGGACGATCTCGGCGAACCGCCGCGCGCCGGTGCGGGCGCAGGCCACCTGGGCGCGCATGTCCCCGAGGGTGGGCTGCGGGAAGCGGACGTTGCGGGCGATCAACGAGTGTGCCTGCTCGCAGGGTTCGCCGCCCTCGTAGATCTTCAACGGGCCCATCCGCAGGCCCTCCTGGTGGATCGAGGTGGAGTCCATCGAACCGCCGGGGTCCTTGGATCCCATGTCGATCCAGTGCGCACGGGACGCGGCGAAGCCGATCAGCTCCCCGTCGGCGGTGTCCTCGGTGAAGATCGGCGCGTAGACGGTGACGTCGTTGAGGTGTGTGCCGCCGATGTAGGAGTCGTTGAGGACCCACACGTCGCCGGGCTTCCAGACGTCCGCGCCGTACGTCTCCTCGGTGGCCCGGGTGCACACCTCCAGGTTGCCCAGGAAGATCGGCAGGCCCGAGGACTGGCCGAGCACGTTGTGGTCCCGGTCGAGGAGGGCGACCGCGCAGTCCTTCGCCTCGTAGATGGTGGGCGTGTAGGAAGACCGGATGAGGGTGGTGTTCATGTCCTCCGCGGCCTGCATGAGCGCGCAGCGGATGATCTCGGTGGTGACCGGGTCGACGACCCGGCTGTCGGTGTCGGTCATGCCGTGGCTCCAACCTTGATGACGAGGAAGCCGTTCTCGTCGACGGAGACCGACGAGTCCGGGGGGACGACGGTGGTGGAGGTGGCCTCCACGATGACCGCAGGCCCTTCGAGGCGCTGCCCGGGCGCCAGCCGCTCTCGGCGCAGAACGGTGGTGTCGTACGAGCGGCCGCCGAACACGACCGGCCGCTGCCGGACGGTGTCGCAGGCGGCCTCGTCGGCGGCGTACGGCACCGGTGCGGCCTCGGGCAGCGCGCCGAGCGCGGTGCTGCGCAGGGTGACGAACTCGACGGGCGCCTCGGGCGTGGCGTGGCCGTAGCGGCGTTCGTGGAGGGCGGCGAAGCGTTCGGCGGCGGTGGCGAGGAAATCCTCGTCGGCCGGCTCGGTGGCGGAGAGCAGCGGCACGGCGAGGGTGTAGTCCTGGCCCTCGTACCGCATGTCGACGACGTGCTCGACGCGCTGGCGCTCCTCGGGGACGCCCTGCTGGGCGAGTTCGGCCAGTGCTTCGGCCTCCTGGCCTGCCAGGGCCCGCGCCATGGCATCGCCGTCCAGGTCGGCGGCCAGGGTGAAGAACTGGCGGGTGAGGTCGCGGCGGACCTCGGTGCCGAGCATGCCCCAGGCGGAGAACGCGCCGGGGAAACGCGGCACGACGACCTCGCCGATGCCGAGCTCGCGGGCGATCTCCACGGCGTGCATCGGGCCCGCGCCGCCGAACGCCAGCAGCACGAACTCGCCGGGCTCCAAGCCGTGTTCGACGGTGAGCGTACGGATCGCCTGGGCCATCTTGGCATTGGCGACGTCACAGATCCCGCTCGCCAGTTCCAGCGGCTCCAGACCGAGCTCACCGGCGAGAGCGGCGACGGCCTGCCGGGCCGCGGCCACGTCGAGCGTCATGTGGCCGCCGGCGAACCAGTCCGGGTCGACGCGTCCGAGCACCGCGTTGGCGTCGGTGACGGTGGCCCGCGTACCGCCGCGCCCGTAGCAGGCCGGGCCGGGGACGGCTCCGGCGGATTCCGGTCCCACGCGCAGGCCCCCGGCCTCGGCATAGGCGAGGGAGCCGCCGCCGGCGCCGATGGTCTGCAGGTTGACCAGCGGCATCAGGACCGGGAAGCCGTCCGCAGAGCCCTCGTTGGAGACGTCGGGGCGGCCGTCGAGGACCAGCGACACGTCGAAGGAGGTGCCGCCCATGTCCACGCAGATCGCGTTGCGCCGGCCCAGCAGCCCTACGGCCGCCGCGCCGCCCATGGTGCCGCCGACCGGCCCGGACAGCAGGGTCTGCAAGGGGTGGCGGCGGGCGTAGGCGGCGTTCACGATGCCGCCCGAGGACTGCATCACCTGGACCGGGACGGTCAGGCCGTGCTCCGCGAACCGCCCCTCGATCCGGCCCAGATAGCGGCGCACCACAGGGCCCGTGTACGCCTCCAGGACGGCCGAGGACGTCCGCTCGTACTCGCGCCACTCGCCGGCCACCTGGTGCGACAGCACCACGACGACGTCCTCGCCGAGCTCCTGCTCCAGGATCTTCCCGGCCAGCAGCTCGTGGTCCGGGTTCACGTACGAGAAGAGGAATGACACGGCGACGGCGTCGAAGCCCTCGTCCTTCGCACGTCGGGCGGCGGCCCGTACGGCGTCCTCGTCGAGGGGCTCGAGTTCGGTGCCGCGCCAGTCGAAGCGGCCGCCCGCCTCCATCGTGTCGCGGCGCTCCACCAGCGGCTTCGGCTTGCGGTAGTGCAGGTCGAACATCCGGTCCCGGTTGCCGCGGGCGATGTGGTAGACGTCCCGCATCCCGGCCGACGTGAGCAGCAGGACGCGGGCGCCCTTGCGCTCCAGCAGGGCGTTGAGGCCCTGCGTGGTCCCGTGCACGAAGAAGGAGATGTCGCCGGGCGAGTCCACCGCCCGGCCCAGCGAGGCGAAGACTCCCTCGGCCAGGTCACCCGGCGTCGTGGGCGCCTTGGCCGCGAAGTAGGTACCGCTGTGTTCGTCATAGGCGACGACGTCGGTGAAGGTTCCACCGATGTCCATGGCCACCCGGTATGTCATTGCGCCTCCCGGCTTTCTCAGGGGATCGCCGAGGACGCTAGCCCGAGGCTTCCGGAGAGCGCTGTGCGCGGCGCACGGGTGGCGGACCACCGCAGTGCGCCGCGCCCGGGTCAGTCATCGCCGAGGGGAGCACCGCCCGGCTGCTGCACGTCCTCGTGCAGGTGGACGATGCGCCACCGCGCGTCGGCGCCCTGCCGCAGGACCGCGGTGTTGCGGACCAGCTCGGGGCGCAGCTCACCGGCCGACGGGTCGGGCGCGAAGTCCACCCGCAGCCAGAAACGCAGCACCGCGATGTCACCGAAGACGTCCACGACCTGCCCGTACGGCTCCAGCCCGGCCTCCACCGGCCCCTCTCCAGCGGCCGGGCGTTCCTCGCGCACCCGGTCCAGGTCCGGCTTCCCGAAGAGCAGCCCGGCAGTACCGGAATCCCACACGGTCGCCTCCGGGTCCAGACAGGCGTCGATCCGCGCGCGGTCCCCGGCCGAGTAGGCCTCGTACATGGTGGTGATCACTCGCCACACATCGGCTGCCGTCTCAGGAGCCGCGCCGGGGCGGGCACCGACGGGGGGCGAGGGGAATGCGGGCATGGCGGAGCCTCCTGGAGCTGCGGGGAGAGAGGTCGCGTCGTGTGGGGCGGCGACGGGCAGTCAACCTACACACCCGGGCCGGCAGCCCATGATGCGCCCATGCGCCCTTCACGGCGCGCGGATGGGCGCGCGGGGCGATTCCCGGTGGCTCCGTACTCGGTTCGAGTCTCTAGAAGAAGCCGAGCTTCTTGGGGGAGTAGCTGACCAGGAGGTTTTTGGTCTGCTGGTAGTGGTCCAGCATCATTTTGTGGGTTTCGCGGCCGATGCCGGACTGCTTGTAGCCGCCGAAGGCCGCGTGGGCGGGGTAGGCGTGGTAGCAGTTCGTCCAGACGCGGCCTGCCTGGATGGCGCGGCCGGCGCGGTAGGCGTTGTTGATGTCGCGGGTCCAGACGCCCGCGCCGAGGCCGTACGCCGTGTCGTTCGCGATGCGGATCGCGTCGTCGAAGTCCTGGAAGGACGTCACGGAGACGACCGGGCCGAAGATCTCCTCCTGGAAGATCCGCATGCGGTTGTCGCCCTCGAAGATCGTCGGCTGGACGTAGTAGCCGCCCGCCATCTCCCCGTCGTAGCTGATCTGTTGTCCGCCCGTCAGGATCTTCGCGCCCTCCTGCAGGCCGATCTCCAGGTACGACAGGACCTTCTTCAGCTGTTCGGCGGAGGCCTGCGCGCCGATCATCGTCTCCGTGTCCAGCGGGTGGCCGGGCACGATGAGTTCGGTGCGGGCGACCGCCGCGTCGAGGAAGTCTCCGTAGCGGCCGCGCTCGATGAGGGCCCGCGAGGGACACGTGCACACCTCGCCCTGGTTGAGGGCGAACATCGTGAAGCCTTCGAGGGCCTTGTCGCGCAGGTCGTCGTCGACGGCCCACACGTCGTCGAAGAAGATGTTGGGGCTCTTGCCGCCGAGTTCGAGGGTGACCGGCTTCAGGTGTTCGGCCGCGTACTGCATGATCAGCCGGCCGGTCGCGGTCTCCCCGGTGAAGGCGATCTTGGCGACGCGGGGGCTCGACGCGAGCGGCTTGCCCGCCTCCTCGCCGAAGCCGTTGACGATGTTCAGGACCCCGGGCGGCAGCAGGTCCGCGACCAGGCTCAGCCAGAAGTGCACCGAGGCCGGGGTCTGTTCGGCGGGCTTGAGCACGACCGCGTTGCCCGCGGCGAGCGCCGGCGCCAGCTTCCACACCGCCATCAGGATCGGGAAGTTCCACGGGATGATCTGGCCGACCACGCCCAGCGGTTCGTGGAAGTGGTAGGCGACCGTGTCCTCGTCGACCTCGCTGAGGGCGCCCTCCTGGGCACGTACCGCGCCCGCGAAGTAGCGGAAGTGGTCGATGGCGAGCGGGATGTCGGCCGCGAGCGTCTCGCGTACGGGCTTGCCGTTCTCCCAGCTCTCGGCGACCGCGAGGCGTTCGAGGTTCTGCTCCATCCGGTCCGCGATGCGCAGCAGGATCGTGGAGCGCTCCGAGGCGGGCACCCGGCCCCAGGCGGGTGCGGCCGCGTGCGCCGCGTCGAGGGCGCGCTCGACGTCCTCGGCGGTGCCGCGGGCGATCTCGGCGAACGGCTGCCCGTTGACGGGCGAGGGGTTCTCGAAGTACCGGCCGCGGGCCGGCGGCACGTACGCGCCGCCGATCCAGTGGTCGTAGCGGGACGCGTACGACATGATCGAGCCCTCGCTGCCCGGCGCTGCGTAGCGGGTCATCCCAGAGTCCTCCCGGTGACGGCGCCGGCCGTGCCGGACGACGCTCGGCGCGAGGCTATGGA
It contains:
- the exaC gene encoding acetaldehyde dehydrogenase ExaC, which encodes MTRYAAPGSEGSIMSYASRYDHWIGGAYVPPARGRYFENPSPVNGQPFAEIARGTAEDVERALDAAHAAAPAWGRVPASERSTILLRIADRMEQNLERLAVAESWENGKPVRETLAADIPLAIDHFRYFAGAVRAQEGALSEVDEDTVAYHFHEPLGVVGQIIPWNFPILMAVWKLAPALAAGNAVVLKPAEQTPASVHFWLSLVADLLPPGVLNIVNGFGEEAGKPLASSPRVAKIAFTGETATGRLIMQYAAEHLKPVTLELGGKSPNIFFDDVWAVDDDLRDKALEGFTMFALNQGEVCTCPSRALIERGRYGDFLDAAVARTELIVPGHPLDTETMIGAQASAEQLKKVLSYLEIGLQEGAKILTGGQQISYDGEMAGGYYVQPTIFEGDNRMRIFQEEIFGPVVSVTSFQDFDDAIRIANDTAYGLGAGVWTRDINNAYRAGRAIQAGRVWTNCYHAYPAHAAFGGYKQSGIGRETHKMMLDHYQQTKNLLVSYSPKKLGFF
- a CDS encoding YybH family protein; this encodes MPAFPSPPVGARPGAAPETAADVWRVITTMYEAYSAGDRARIDACLDPEATVWDSGTAGLLFGKPDLDRVREERPAAGEGPVEAGLEPYGQVVDVFGDIAVLRFWLRVDFAPDPSAGELRPELVRNTAVLRQGADARWRIVHLHEDVQQPGGAPLGDD
- a CDS encoding hydantoinase B/oxoprolinase family protein; the encoded protein is MTDTDSRVVDPVTTEIIRCALMQAAEDMNTTLIRSSYTPTIYEAKDCAVALLDRDHNVLGQSSGLPIFLGNLEVCTRATEETYGADVWKPGDVWVLNDSYIGGTHLNDVTVYAPIFTEDTADGELIGFAASRAHWIDMGSKDPGGSMDSTSIHQEGLRMGPLKIYEGGEPCEQAHSLIARNVRFPQPTLGDMRAQVACARTGARRFAEIVRRWGLPTVLAARDAIFAQTERLEREQIAAIPDGVYEATGYLDNDGIDLRTPLHVTVRVEIDGDRMTMDVTDCADQATGPVNCGAAQTVAACRVGYKLLVSGDVPLNGGSFRPLKVLTRPGTMLAAVEPAACQYYYSHLGLVIDLVVQALAPAVPSRAAAASYGDSMIVQFTGTDPRNGRLFVSQEATVGGWGAWQTDDGESCLINNVNGSLRDMPVEVLETLFPVRVTEYAIRTDSGGAGRTRGGNGVVRQYTFEADQDLSLWWERSVTPAWGVFGGGAGAAPRVVLNPGRDGERELLKVNALAVRRGDVLRCESGGGGGFGPVAERPAGAVREDLRQGLLSHGRAASAYGVED
- a CDS encoding hydantoinase/oxoprolinase family protein; protein product: MTYRVAMDIGGTFTDVVAYDEHSGTYFAAKAPTTPGDLAEGVFASLGRAVDSPGDISFFVHGTTQGLNALLERKGARVLLLTSAGMRDVYHIARGNRDRMFDLHYRKPKPLVERRDTMEAGGRFDWRGTELEPLDEDAVRAAARRAKDEGFDAVAVSFLFSYVNPDHELLAGKILEQELGEDVVVVLSHQVAGEWREYERTSSAVLEAYTGPVVRRYLGRIEGRFAEHGLTVPVQVMQSSGGIVNAAYARRHPLQTLLSGPVGGTMGGAAAVGLLGRRNAICVDMGGTSFDVSLVLDGRPDVSNEGSADGFPVLMPLVNLQTIGAGGGSLAYAEAGGLRVGPESAGAVPGPACYGRGGTRATVTDANAVLGRVDPDWFAGGHMTLDVAAARQAVAALAGELGLEPLELASGICDVANAKMAQAIRTLTVEHGLEPGEFVLLAFGGAGPMHAVEIARELGIGEVVVPRFPGAFSAWGMLGTEVRRDLTRQFFTLAADLDGDAMARALAGQEAEALAELAQQGVPEERQRVEHVVDMRYEGQDYTLAVPLLSATEPADEDFLATAAERFAALHERRYGHATPEAPVEFVTLRSTALGALPEAAPVPYAADEAACDTVRQRPVVFGGRSYDTTVLRRERLAPGQRLEGPAVIVEATSTTVVPPDSSVSVDENGFLVIKVGATA